In Caldisphaera lagunensis DSM 15908, a single genomic region encodes these proteins:
- a CDS encoding DUF3311 domain-containing protein: MSSRSSTIVGLVAFVTLLIFLVYAWPWYNFVKPELAGLPFFYWWIIIWYLISSILLYAIVKLRIKGEAL; this comes from the coding sequence ATGTCGTCTAGATCTAGTACGATTGTGGGCTTGGTGGCATTTGTTACTCTATTAATTTTTTTGGTTTATGCCTGGCCTTGGTATAATTTTGTTAAACCTGAATTAGCAGGGCTTCCATTCTTTTATTGGTGGATAATAATATGGTATCTTATTTCATCAATTCTTCTTTATGCAATAGTTAAATTAAGAATAAAGGGTGAAGCTTTATGA